The sequence GGAAGAACAGTTTAAAAATCAGATTAATGATGCTGAGCTATTAATCGCTGCAGATAGAGGTGCTGAGGTTTTTTACAAATATAATATAAATCCTAATTTAATGATGGGAGATTTTGATTCTATAGATTTAGATGTTCTAAATACGTTTAAAAAAATAGACACAATTAGATTTATGCCAGAAAAAGATTATACTGATAGCTGTTTAGCTCTAAATAAGGCTATTGAGTTAGGAGCATCTGAGATAGCATTACTTGGATTTACTGGTACAAGACTAGACCATTGTTTTGGAAATATAGGATTATTAAAGTTGGCTTTAGAGAATAAGATTGATTGCAAAATAATAGATAATAATAATGAAATTTTTGCAATTAATAAGAGTACTACGATATTTGGTGAATGCGGTACATATTTTTCATTATTAGCTTTTAGTGATGATGTAAGAAATCTTTGTATTAAGAGAGCTAAGTATGAGTTGTTTAATTATGATTTAAAGATGGGTGATGGTAGGACAATCTCTAATGAGTTTTTAGATGAGCCTGTAGAACTTACCTTTGATTCAGGTACAATGCTGGTTTTTTATTCAAAAGATTAATTTAAAGGTCATTATTATAGTAAAGCTCGCATAAAATAATGTGAAGGTTGCTATAATAATGACTTTATTTTTTATTTATGTAGTTAAAATAGCATTTAAATAATGATTTTATAGTAATTTTATAGTGACCTTTAAGAATATATTATTAGTATAATATATAGTAAGAAGGGGGAATAACTTTGAGAATAGTGGCTATAAAATTGCCTAAATTTTTATCCAATATATTAAGACTATTTATAAGGAAGAGTAAATAAACACTACATACTCTTGTAAGATGAGGAAAATAGGAATAGATGTATTGGTGGAAAGTATGTAAAAATAAAAAAATGCAGGTGTAAATCCTGCATTTTTAATTATACAGCTCTTTGTACCTTACCTGAACGTAAGCATCTTGTACAAACATGAACAGTTTTTGGTGTACCGTTAACTACTGCCTTAATTCTCTTTATGTTTGGTGCCCACTTTCTCTTTGATTGACGATGAGAGTGGCTGAATTGAACACCTGAAACAACGCCTTTACCGCATACTTCACACTTTCTTGACATTAAAAACACCTCCTTGTCTGAGTGCTATACTCTTCAATAGGACAAATAACATTTTATCACAAAGTCTAATGGATTTGCAAGTAAAA comes from Clostridium sp. TW13 and encodes:
- a CDS encoding thiamine diphosphokinase: MKCVIVAGGTEPKEEQFKNQINDAELLIAADRGAEVFYKYNINPNLMMGDFDSIDLDVLNTFKKIDTIRFMPEKDYTDSCLALNKAIELGASEIALLGFTGTRLDHCFGNIGLLKLALENKIDCKIIDNNNEIFAINKSTTIFGECGTYFSLLAFSDDVRNLCIKRAKYELFNYDLKMGDGRTISNEFLDEPVELTFDSGTMLVFYSKD
- the spoVM gene encoding stage V sporulation protein SpoVM — its product is MRIVAIKLPKFLSNILRLFIRKSK
- the rpmB gene encoding 50S ribosomal protein L28; amino-acid sequence: MSRKCEVCGKGVVSGVQFSHSHRQSKRKWAPNIKRIKAVVNGTPKTVHVCTRCLRSGKVQRAV